In the Chryseobacterium sp. MYb264 genome, one interval contains:
- a CDS encoding MFS transporter, with protein sequence MKLINIYTNSFKGLSQESWMLALVMLINRAGSMVLPFLGVYMTDHLHFSIENTGIVLSFFGIGSVLGSWLGGMITDKIGEYKVQYLSLLLSVPLFCLIPIFKTEIGVASIILIQSIVSETFRPANSVAITKYAKPENITRAFSLNRMAVNLGFSIGPALGGILSAISYEFLFFSNALAALLAGLMYIWFFAKRNKLAKAKAKKVKEAIEVKKENSPYRDRKFLIYCAFCMLFSICFFQLFSTLTIFYKDTAKLSQQNIGYILGYSGFLIVLLEMGFVQIAEKYFSLAVTMLLGTFICGFSYAMMAFDHSMITLVVAMTLLCIGEIWTLPFMSTITALRSGANNKGAYMGLNGISFSIAFIVTPYIGTLLAEKFGFNALWIGTGVLATLIAVAFYFIVPWLIGDKKKAD encoded by the coding sequence ATGAAATTAATCAATATATACACCAACTCATTCAAAGGGCTTTCTCAGGAAAGCTGGATGCTTGCGCTGGTAATGCTCATCAACCGTGCAGGTTCGATGGTACTTCCGTTTTTGGGAGTTTATATGACGGATCATCTGCATTTCAGCATAGAAAATACAGGAATCGTTCTGAGCTTTTTCGGAATAGGATCTGTGTTAGGCTCATGGCTGGGCGGGATGATCACCGATAAAATAGGAGAATACAAAGTGCAGTATCTCAGTTTATTGCTGAGTGTACCGTTATTCTGTTTAATTCCGATTTTTAAGACGGAAATTGGAGTGGCGAGTATTATTCTGATCCAAAGTATTGTCAGCGAGACTTTTCGTCCTGCAAATTCCGTGGCAATTACAAAATATGCCAAACCGGAAAATATCACCAGAGCCTTTTCACTAAATCGGATGGCAGTGAATCTGGGATTCTCCATCGGTCCGGCTTTGGGCGGGATTTTATCGGCTATTTCATATGAATTTTTATTCTTCAGTAACGCGTTGGCGGCTTTATTGGCGGGATTGATGTATATCTGGTTCTTTGCCAAAAGAAATAAATTAGCCAAAGCCAAAGCTAAAAAAGTAAAAGAAGCGATAGAAGTAAAAAAAGAAAACTCGCCTTACCGCGATCGTAAATTTTTGATTTACTGTGCTTTTTGTATGCTGTTTTCGATCTGCTTTTTCCAGCTTTTCAGTACGTTAACGATCTTCTACAAAGATACTGCTAAGCTCAGCCAGCAAAATATAGGGTATATTTTAGGCTACAGCGGATTCCTGATTGTATTGCTCGAAATGGGATTCGTGCAAATTGCAGAGAAATATTTTAGCCTTGCCGTTACCATGCTTCTGGGTACTTTCATTTGCGGATTTTCTTATGCCATGATGGCGTTTGACCACAGTATGATCACTTTGGTTGTCGCAATGACCTTATTATGTATCGGGGAAATCTGGACGTTGCCTTTTATGTCAACCATCACGGCTTTGCGTTCAGGAGCCAATAATAAAGGAGCTTACATGGGACTGAACGGGATTTCATTTTCCATCGCATTCATTGTGACGCCTTATATCGGAACTCTTTTGGCTGAAAAATTTGGCTTCAATGCTTTATGGATCGGAACCGGGGTGCTGGCAACCCTTATCGCGGTAGCATTTTACTTCATCGTTCCCTGGCTGATTGGGGATAAGAAAAAAGCGGACTAG
- a CDS encoding aspartate kinase produces the protein MKIFKFGGASVRDADSVKNVAFVLKSQGFAKCLLVISAMGKTTNELEKVVELYFKKENYQTEIEKIKQKHIEIAEGLFPENHAVFAEINLFFDDIDSFLRRNKSPNYSFVYDQVVSCGEMISTKIVSEYLNEIQFTNQWLDARDYVKTDNSYREGIVNWAKTEEFISTLNKEICYVTQGFIGSDDNNFTVTLGREGSDYSAAIFAYCLNAEAMTIWKDVPGVMTGDPRKFKDVTLLSNISYEEAIEMAYYGASVIHPKTLQPLQQKNIPFYVKSFVEPTKEGTKVGASDHNQNEESYILKENQTLLKISTRDFSFIAEDHMSLIFGYLSKYKIKVSLMQNSAISLALCLEDKYETVDELNEDLQKIFKTEVVKNVSLFTVRNARMENIDQFYQEKNVLLEQIAKNTLQMVTQ, from the coding sequence ATGAAAATTTTCAAGTTTGGTGGAGCATCAGTAAGAGATGCCGATAGTGTAAAAAATGTAGCCTTTGTTCTAAAGAGCCAGGGGTTTGCTAAATGTTTGCTGGTGATTTCAGCGATGGGCAAAACGACGAATGAATTGGAAAAAGTGGTTGAACTTTATTTCAAAAAAGAAAACTATCAAACCGAAATTGAAAAGATAAAACAGAAACATATTGAGATTGCGGAAGGTTTATTCCCTGAAAACCATGCGGTTTTTGCAGAGATCAATCTGTTTTTTGATGATATCGATTCTTTTTTACGAAGAAATAAATCTCCGAATTACAGTTTTGTTTATGATCAGGTGGTAAGCTGCGGAGAAATGATCTCTACTAAAATTGTAAGCGAATATCTGAATGAAATTCAGTTTACCAATCAGTGGCTGGATGCAAGAGATTACGTAAAAACAGATAATTCTTATCGAGAAGGTATTGTAAACTGGGCAAAGACTGAAGAATTTATTTCTACTTTAAATAAAGAAATCTGCTATGTCACGCAGGGTTTCATCGGTTCTGATGACAACAACTTTACGGTAACATTAGGAAGAGAAGGGTCGGATTATTCTGCTGCTATTTTTGCCTATTGTTTAAACGCTGAAGCCATGACAATTTGGAAAGACGTTCCGGGAGTAATGACAGGTGATCCGAGAAAATTCAAGGATGTAACTCTTCTTTCGAATATTTCCTATGAAGAAGCTATTGAAATGGCGTACTACGGAGCGAGTGTTATTCACCCGAAGACCTTACAGCCGCTTCAGCAGAAAAATATTCCTTTTTATGTAAAATCTTTCGTAGAACCAACGAAGGAAGGAACAAAAGTGGGTGCTTCTGACCACAATCAAAATGAAGAATCTTATATTTTAAAAGAAAACCAAACCCTATTAAAGATCTCTACCAGAGACTTTTCTTTCATTGCGGAAGATCATATGAGTTTAATTTTCGGCTATTTATCTAAATATAAAATTAAAGTTTCTTTGATGCAGAATTCAGCAATTTCACTAGCTTTATGTTTGGAAGACAAATATGAGACAGTTGATGAATTGAATGAAGATCTGCAAAAAATATTTAAAACAGAAGTTGTAAAAAATGTATCTTTATTTACGGTAAGAAATGCCAGGATGGAGAACATTGATCAATTTTATCAGGAAAAGAATGTATTATTGGAGCAAATTGCCAAGAATACTCTTCAAATGGTAACACAATAA
- a CDS encoding lysophospholipid acyltransferase family protein encodes MSLISKNDLIKASGLNKIGFLKNPVASAIMSVAKINEVNKLYNKLKDKEGKDFFDSFVRERNLSYIAFEEDLAKIPKTGPFILVCNHPLGAIDGILMCKVLSEVRPDFKVMGNFLLEKIKPMEPYVISVNPFEGRKEAYSSSSGMRETLKHLQNGGCVGIFPAGEVSNKNNPYGEILDKEWEKPALKLIRMAKVPVVPMYFHAKNSRLFYQVAKIHPNLQTLMLPAEMMNNREKPIRIRIGRPITVKAMDEMETVEELGEFLKRKVYMMKSYYEKRKSLAQSINLQNLSVKFPLLKEENIVQNIIDETPKEDIIKDISKLRGTDKMFFSNGNYEVYFTAYEEIPSVMREIGRQRELTFRAVGEGSNLPFDLDEYDKHYHHLFLWDNAAEKLVGAYRMALGKEVMKKFGIKGFYTSSLFEFEQDIHPFFKKVIEMGRAYICQEYQQKPLPLFLLWRGIVHVCLRNPDHKFLMGGVSISNKFSEFSKSLMIEFMRSNYYDSAVAQYITPRNEYKVKLRDRDKNLFFDEMESDLNKLDKIIDDLEPELRLPVLIKKYIKQNAKVIAFNVDPNFNDAIDGLMYIRISDLPESTIKPVLEEMSEQIRKEQENNSAENQ; translated from the coding sequence ATGAGTTTAATTTCGAAAAATGATCTTATCAAAGCTTCGGGCTTGAATAAAATAGGGTTTCTGAAAAACCCCGTGGCATCTGCTATTATGAGCGTTGCCAAAATAAACGAAGTCAACAAACTATACAACAAACTCAAAGATAAGGAAGGTAAAGACTTTTTCGACTCATTTGTTAGAGAGAGAAACTTAAGCTATATCGCATTTGAAGAAGATTTGGCAAAGATCCCTAAAACAGGCCCTTTTATTTTGGTCTGCAATCATCCTCTAGGGGCTATTGACGGGATTTTGATGTGCAAAGTACTGTCCGAAGTACGTCCGGATTTCAAGGTAATGGGTAATTTTCTTCTGGAAAAGATCAAGCCGATGGAGCCTTATGTAATTTCTGTAAATCCTTTTGAAGGCAGAAAAGAAGCATACAGCAGTTCATCCGGAATGCGTGAAACGCTGAAACATCTGCAAAACGGAGGCTGTGTAGGTATTTTCCCCGCAGGAGAAGTTTCCAATAAAAATAATCCTTACGGGGAAATTTTAGATAAAGAATGGGAAAAACCGGCATTAAAGCTGATCCGAATGGCTAAAGTTCCGGTAGTTCCGATGTATTTCCATGCTAAAAACAGTCGCTTGTTTTATCAGGTGGCAAAAATACACCCTAATTTACAGACATTGATGCTTCCGGCAGAAATGATGAATAATAGAGAAAAGCCAATCCGCATTAGAATTGGGCGACCTATTACCGTAAAAGCAATGGATGAAATGGAGACCGTTGAAGAATTGGGCGAATTTCTGAAACGTAAGGTGTACATGATGAAATCTTACTATGAAAAGAGAAAATCGCTGGCTCAAAGCATCAATCTTCAGAATTTATCGGTAAAATTTCCTTTGCTTAAAGAAGAAAATATTGTTCAGAATATCATCGACGAAACTCCGAAGGAAGACATCATCAAAGACATCAGTAAACTGAGGGGGACGGATAAAATGTTTTTCAGTAACGGTAATTACGAGGTGTACTTTACTGCTTATGAGGAAATTCCTTCCGTAATGCGGGAAATCGGGCGTCAGAGAGAGCTTACTTTCCGTGCCGTTGGTGAAGGAAGTAATCTTCCGTTCGATCTGGATGAATACGACAAACATTATCATCATCTTTTCCTTTGGGACAATGCTGCCGAAAAACTGGTTGGAGCCTACAGAATGGCTTTAGGTAAGGAGGTGATGAAAAAATTCGGTATCAAGGGATTTTATACGAGTTCATTGTTTGAATTTGAACAGGACATCCATCCATTCTTTAAAAAAGTGATTGAAATGGGCCGTGCTTATATCTGTCAGGAATATCAGCAAAAGCCACTTCCACTTTTTCTTTTATGGAGAGGGATTGTGCATGTTTGCTTAAGAAATCCCGATCATAAATTTCTAATGGGTGGTGTAAGTATTTCAAATAAATTTTCTGAGTTCTCAAAATCGCTGATGATCGAGTTTATGCGTTCAAATTATTATGATTCTGCAGTGGCTCAGTACATTACTCCTAGAAATGAATATAAAGTAAAACTTCGCGACAGGGATAAAAACCTTTTCTTTGATGAAATGGAATCTGATCTTAATAAATTGGATAAGATCATTGACGACCTTGAACCGGAGCTAAGATTGCCCGTTTTGATTAAAAAATATATCAAGCAAAATGCGAAAGTAATTGCCTTTAATGTAGACCCAAACTTCAATGATGCCATTGATGGGTTGATGTATATCAGAATTAGTGACCTTCCGGAAAGCACGATCAAGCCCGTATTAGAGGAAATGAGCGAGCAGATAAGAAAGGAACAGGAAAATAATTCAGCTGAGAATCAATAG
- a CDS encoding TonB-dependent receptor translates to MKKLYFLLSLFSASILFSQQRDSATLISEVQIDAYKKPTAFVSSTKSVSVIAEDLLNQNTPERLLESFNQIAGARMEERSPGSYRISLRGSTLRSPFGVRNVKVYLDDFILSDASGNTYFNIISPELINRMEVYKGPESGDYGAVTGGTVLLQTRNSDQISANLSTGSYGMFNQSFNVSKKIGRHFFEVFQNYYQTDSYREQSKIQRKQIFLKDYFQYSEKGLLKAMMLYSDLHYQIPGGLTLEQMQLNRKQARPSTAMMPGAKDQNAGIRNKMILAGLSHEFHFNQDFSHFILVQGSYVDFENPFITNFENRFESNWEIRTHFNYEKKFNAISLAYRLGFEGGINNIIVKNFDNNRGVAGNPQNFDHLKNISGFYFFSQKLNVGEKLFTDISISLNSNSYDWERTYPRTENGNVHFKNQWLPNVGLTYLFAKGFSLRGKLGKGNSAPTNEEIRSSNQQFNASLRPEYGWNKEIGVRKQLGNSIFLEAAYFDFRMKDAIVRRQNEAGQEYFVNSGETAQKGVEVLLESKIFTLKNDIFSSFKFRFSGSFYDFKFRNYQQNENDFSGNNLTGVPKTTINSLLNFTFFRKLAVDYSHFYTSKFPLNDGNSVWSDPSCVGNIQFRFPVDLDKTRLNLSLQIQNLYNTDYVSGFDINAFGNRYYNPAAKRNFILGVRVDF, encoded by the coding sequence ATGAAAAAACTATATTTTCTACTTTCTTTATTTTCCGCATCCATATTATTCTCTCAGCAAAGAGATTCTGCAACGTTGATTTCAGAAGTACAAATAGATGCCTATAAAAAACCGACCGCATTTGTTTCATCCACAAAATCAGTATCCGTTATTGCAGAAGATCTGCTGAACCAGAATACGCCCGAAAGACTATTGGAATCATTCAACCAGATTGCAGGTGCAAGAATGGAAGAACGTTCACCGGGAAGCTACCGGATTTCCCTTCGCGGAAGCACGCTGAGATCGCCTTTTGGAGTTCGGAACGTGAAAGTCTATCTCGATGATTTTATTTTGTCAGATGCCTCCGGAAATACGTATTTCAATATCATTTCCCCGGAATTGATTAATAGAATGGAAGTGTATAAAGGTCCCGAAAGTGGAGATTACGGAGCTGTAACAGGAGGAACTGTTTTACTTCAGACCCGGAATTCGGATCAAATTTCAGCAAATCTTTCTACAGGAAGCTACGGAATGTTCAATCAGAGTTTTAATGTTTCAAAAAAGATAGGAAGACATTTCTTTGAGGTCTTTCAAAATTATTATCAGACCGATTCTTATCGGGAGCAGTCGAAAATTCAGCGAAAGCAGATTTTTCTTAAAGATTATTTTCAGTATTCTGAAAAAGGATTGTTAAAGGCAATGATGCTGTATTCCGATTTACATTACCAGATACCGGGAGGCTTAACGCTGGAGCAGATGCAGCTTAACAGAAAGCAGGCAAGACCATCTACAGCAATGATGCCTGGTGCGAAAGATCAAAATGCAGGAATTCGTAATAAAATGATCCTCGCAGGGCTTTCACATGAGTTTCATTTTAATCAGGATTTTTCTCATTTCATTTTGGTTCAGGGTTCTTATGTAGATTTTGAAAACCCTTTTATCACCAATTTTGAAAATCGTTTTGAGAGTAATTGGGAAATCCGGACTCATTTTAATTATGAAAAAAAGTTCAATGCCATTTCTTTGGCCTACCGACTGGGTTTTGAAGGCGGAATAAATAATATAATCGTTAAAAACTTTGATAATAATCGGGGAGTAGCCGGGAATCCACAAAATTTCGATCACCTTAAAAATATTTCAGGATTTTATTTCTTTTCACAAAAGCTGAATGTAGGTGAAAAATTGTTTACAGATATTTCAATCAGCTTAAATTCCAATTCTTATGATTGGGAAAGGACATATCCGCGAACGGAAAACGGCAATGTCCATTTTAAAAATCAGTGGCTTCCGAATGTCGGACTGACCTATCTTTTCGCCAAAGGGTTTTCACTTCGGGGCAAACTCGGAAAGGGAAATTCAGCACCAACTAATGAAGAAATCCGTTCTTCCAATCAGCAGTTTAATGCCAGTCTTCGTCCTGAATATGGCTGGAATAAGGAAATTGGAGTACGTAAACAATTGGGAAATTCTATTTTTTTAGAAGCAGCTTATTTTGATTTCAGAATGAAAGACGCCATCGTCAGAAGGCAAAATGAAGCAGGGCAGGAGTATTTTGTAAATTCAGGAGAAACCGCTCAAAAAGGGGTAGAGGTATTATTAGAATCTAAAATATTCACCCTTAAAAATGATATTTTCAGCAGTTTTAAGTTTAGGTTTTCGGGAAGCTTTTATGATTTTAAATTCAGAAATTATCAGCAAAATGAAAATGACTTTTCCGGAAACAATCTGACCGGAGTTCCGAAAACAACCATCAACAGTTTACTGAACTTTACTTTCTTCAGGAAACTGGCGGTTGATTATTCCCATTTTTATACTTCAAAATTTCCGTTAAATGATGGAAATTCGGTGTGGTCAGATCCCAGTTGCGTAGGGAATATCCAGTTCCGGTTTCCTGTTGACCTTGATAAAACGAGGCTGAATCTATCATTGCAGATTCAAAATCTTTATAATACGGATTATGTATCGGGATTTGATATCAATGCTTTTGGAAACAGATACTATAATCCTGCTGCAAAACGGAATTTTATATTGGGTGTCAGGGTTGATTTTTAA
- the fbp gene encoding class 1 fructose-bisphosphatase: protein MSDQPLQTLGEFLIEKQEDFQYSTGEFSRLLSAIRLASKVVNREVNKAGIVDISGAAGNQNIQGEEQQKLDVIANEIFITALSQREVVCGIASEENDDFIDIKCGENGHLSKYVVLIDPLDGSSNIDVNVSVGTIFSIYRRVTEPGTPVQLEDFLQKGINQIAAGYVVYGSSTMIVYTTGNGVNGFTLDPSLGTYYLSHPNMQFPKTGKIYSINEGNYIKFPQGVKNYLKYCQMEEGDRPYTSRYIGSLVADFHRNMLKGGIYIYPSYSQAPNGKLRLLYECNPMAFLAEQAGGKATDGFRRILEIEPTELHQRIPFFCGSINMVEKAEEFMRIDSVK, encoded by the coding sequence ATGTCAGATCAGCCATTGCAAACGTTAGGAGAATTTCTCATTGAAAAACAGGAGGATTTCCAGTATTCGACAGGTGAATTTTCCCGTCTTCTAAGTGCAATTAGACTCGCTTCGAAAGTAGTCAACAGAGAAGTAAATAAAGCAGGAATTGTAGATATTTCAGGTGCCGCAGGAAACCAGAATATTCAGGGAGAAGAACAACAGAAACTGGATGTCATTGCCAATGAGATTTTTATTACCGCTCTGTCCCAAAGAGAAGTGGTCTGCGGAATTGCTTCCGAGGAAAATGATGATTTTATTGACATTAAATGCGGTGAAAACGGTCATTTAAGTAAATATGTTGTATTGATTGATCCTCTTGACGGGTCTTCCAATATAGACGTTAACGTTTCTGTAGGAACCATATTCTCAATTTACAGAAGAGTGACCGAACCGGGAACTCCTGTTCAGCTGGAAGATTTTTTACAGAAGGGGATTAACCAGATTGCTGCGGGATATGTGGTGTACGGTTCTTCAACAATGATTGTTTATACCACAGGAAATGGGGTGAACGGATTTACACTTGATCCTTCTTTAGGAACGTATTATCTTTCTCACCCGAATATGCAGTTTCCGAAAACAGGTAAAATTTATTCAATCAACGAAGGAAATTATATCAAATTCCCTCAAGGGGTTAAAAATTATCTTAAATACTGCCAGATGGAAGAAGGTGACAGGCCTTATACTTCCAGATACATCGGTTCTTTAGTGGCTGATTTCCATAGAAATATGCTGAAAGGCGGGATTTATATTTATCCTTCTTATTCACAGGCTCCTAACGGAAAATTGAGATTATTATACGAATGTAATCCAATGGCATTCTTAGCGGAGCAGGCTGGCGGAAAGGCAACCGACGGTTTCAGAAGGATTCTGGAAATTGAACCTACTGAGCTTCACCAGAGAATACCTTTTTTCTGCGGAAGCATCAACATGGTGGAGAAAGCGGAAGAGTTTATGCGAATTGACAGTGTAAAATAA
- a CDS encoding o-succinylbenzoate synthase, with amino-acid sequence MKAQYSKYVLQFKRPSGTSRGVLLEKETFILEISQNEKKGIGECAVFRGLSFDDRPDYEEKLQWLCENIQQDPEFLKEELIAFPSIWFGYEQAMLNLKHGDHLYFPSDFTKGETPIIINGLIWMGDVQYMEEQIQDKLNNGFHCIKLKIGVDWKSEHEVLQKLREKFSKEMLELRVDANGGFNKEEAKVVLQQLADLDIHSIEQPIKAGNWKDMAELCAETPTPIALDEELIGITDFSEKKKLLEVIKPQYIILKPSLVGGVSGSDDWISIAEKQDIGWWITSALESNIGLNAIAQYTFTKNSEMPQGLGTGGLFTNNFDSYLQLKGENLFFKG; translated from the coding sequence ATGAAAGCACAATATTCTAAATATGTATTACAGTTTAAACGCCCGAGTGGAACATCTCGCGGCGTTTTGCTTGAAAAGGAAACCTTTATTCTTGAAATTTCTCAAAATGAAAAAAAAGGGATAGGCGAGTGCGCAGTCTTCAGAGGATTAAGCTTTGATGACCGACCTGATTATGAAGAAAAGCTACAGTGGCTTTGTGAAAATATTCAACAGGACCCTGAATTTTTAAAGGAAGAATTGATAGCTTTTCCCTCTATTTGGTTCGGATATGAACAGGCGATGCTGAATCTTAAACATGGCGATCATCTTTATTTTCCAAGTGATTTTACAAAAGGAGAGACTCCAATTATCATCAACGGGCTGATCTGGATGGGAGACGTACAATATATGGAAGAGCAGATTCAGGATAAACTGAACAATGGCTTTCACTGTATTAAACTGAAAATAGGGGTCGACTGGAAATCAGAGCATGAAGTTCTTCAGAAGCTGAGAGAAAAGTTCTCTAAGGAAATGTTGGAATTGCGCGTCGATGCCAATGGGGGATTTAATAAAGAGGAAGCAAAAGTGGTTTTACAGCAATTGGCAGATTTAGATATTCATTCCATCGAACAGCCGATTAAAGCCGGAAACTGGAAGGATATGGCAGAATTGTGCGCGGAGACCCCAACACCGATTGCTCTGGATGAGGAACTAATCGGAATTACAGATTTTAGCGAAAAGAAAAAATTATTGGAAGTAATAAAACCGCAATATATTATTCTGAAACCTTCTTTGGTAGGAGGGGTTTCTGGCTCCGATGACTGGATTTCTATTGCTGAAAAACAGGATATCGGCTGGTGGATCACCTCCGCACTGGAAAGCAATATCGGGTTGAACGCAATTGCGCAATACACCTTTACAAAAAACAGCGAAATGCCTCAAGGTTTAGGAACCGGAGGTTTATTTACAAATAACTTTGATAGTTATTTACAGCTGAAAGGGGAGAATTTGTTTTTTAAAGGATAA
- a CDS encoding glutamine--tRNA ligase/YqeY domain fusion protein, protein MEEEKKSLNFIEQIIEDDLANGLKKEQIRFRFPPEPNGYLHVGHTKAICINFGLGEKYNAPVNLRFDDTNPEKEEQEFVDSIMKDVEWLGFKWDKVLYASDYFQQLYDWAVQLIKEGKAYVDEQPSELITEQRKNPAEPGIESPYRNRPVEESLDLFERMKNGEFESGSMSLRAKIDMVSPNMNMRDPVMYRILNKPHHRTGTAWKIYPMYDWAHGESDYIEQVSHSLCSLEFENHRPLYDWYLDQVYDADKVRNKQREFARMNVSYMITSKRKLQRLIAENVVDGWDDPRMPTISGMRRKGFTPTSIRNFIEKVGVAKRENLIEIQLLEFCVREDLNKVAKRVMTVVDPIKLVIENYPEGQEEWLETENNPEQENAGTREIPFSRELYIEREDFKEEANNKFFRLKLGGEVRLKSAYIIKGERVEKDENGEITTIYASYDEKSKSGSGTEESLRKVKGTIHWVSAKHAIPVQVRNYDKLFTVEQPDAEKDVDFLNFINPESVTTVQGFAEPSLKDVAVGEPLQFQRIGYFTKDQDSTDTNFVFNRTVTLKDSYKPE, encoded by the coding sequence ATGGAAGAAGAAAAAAAATCACTCAATTTTATTGAGCAAATTATCGAAGATGATTTGGCAAACGGTCTGAAAAAAGAGCAGATCCGTTTCCGTTTTCCGCCCGAACCAAACGGTTATCTGCATGTAGGTCACACCAAAGCGATCTGCATCAACTTCGGTTTGGGTGAAAAATACAATGCTCCCGTAAACCTTCGTTTCGACGATACGAACCCTGAAAAAGAAGAGCAGGAATTCGTAGATTCTATTATGAAAGACGTTGAATGGTTAGGTTTCAAGTGGGATAAAGTTTTGTATGCCTCCGATTACTTCCAGCAGCTTTACGATTGGGCAGTTCAGTTAATTAAAGAAGGAAAAGCTTATGTTGATGAGCAACCGTCTGAATTGATTACCGAACAAAGAAAAAATCCAGCGGAACCGGGAATTGAATCTCCATACAGAAATCGTCCTGTTGAAGAGTCTTTAGACTTATTCGAAAGGATGAAAAACGGGGAATTTGAAAGTGGATCAATGTCTCTTCGTGCAAAAATCGACATGGTATCACCCAATATGAATATGCGTGACCCTGTTATGTATAGAATTTTGAATAAACCTCACCACAGAACGGGTACAGCGTGGAAAATATATCCGATGTACGACTGGGCTCACGGTGAATCTGATTATATTGAGCAGGTTTCGCATTCTTTATGTTCTTTAGAATTTGAAAATCACAGACCGTTGTATGACTGGTATTTAGATCAGGTTTATGATGCGGATAAAGTGAGAAACAAGCAACGGGAATTTGCCAGAATGAATGTTTCTTATATGATTACTTCCAAAAGAAAACTACAAAGGCTGATTGCTGAAAATGTAGTGGACGGTTGGGATGATCCGAGAATGCCTACGATTTCCGGGATGAGAAGAAAGGGGTTCACCCCGACTTCAATCAGAAATTTCATCGAGAAAGTAGGAGTTGCCAAAAGAGAAAACTTAATTGAAATTCAATTACTGGAATTCTGCGTCCGTGAAGACCTTAATAAAGTGGCAAAACGTGTCATGACGGTAGTTGATCCTATTAAATTAGTCATTGAAAATTATCCTGAAGGACAGGAAGAATGGTTGGAAACTGAAAATAATCCTGAACAGGAAAATGCAGGAACCAGAGAAATTCCGTTCTCAAGAGAGTTGTATATTGAGCGTGAAGACTTTAAGGAAGAAGCTAATAATAAGTTCTTTAGGCTAAAATTGGGTGGTGAAGTTCGTTTAAAATCTGCTTATATTATTAAAGGGGAAAGGGTGGAGAAAGACGAAAATGGTGAGATCACAACCATTTATGCATCTTATGATGAAAAATCAAAATCAGGAAGCGGAACTGAGGAAAGTTTAAGAAAAGTAAAAGGAACGATTCACTGGGTGTCCGCAAAGCACGCGATTCCTGTGCAAGTAAGAAATTATGATAAATTATTCACAGTAGAACAGCCTGATGCTGAGAAAGATGTAGACTTCCTAAACTTTATCAATCCTGAATCTGTAACTACTGTTCAAGGATTTGCCGAACCGAGCCTAAAAGATGTGGCAGTGGGAGAACCTCTTCAATTCCAGAGAATTGGCTATTTTACGAAGGATCAGGATTCCACGGACACCAATTTTGTGTTCAATAGAACTGTGACGTTAAAGGACTCTTATAAGCCGGAGTAA